attcagctttgatattaatgagttttttgggttcattgagaacatggttgttgttcaataataaaattaatcctcaaaaatacaacttgcctaataattctgcactccctgtatatatatgtatatatatatatatatatatatatatatatatatatatatatatatatatatatatatttggaagcaTAGATTGTTTTGGGATTTAAAATtagcattctaacaattatttcttatgatgattgaaaacatatataagtcaaTGCAAAAATAGGAAAAGGACATGCTGCTGAACTTGTAACTGGTTACTGGGCGTTTGAAATACAAGTATTACAGCAAGGCTAGCTACctcttctcattgattgcaaaatatatttAATTGTCTTCTCAGATGAAACAAGAAGTTTTCTGAAAATTGCATTgtcgattttggtcattttggtaaagtattaaaagGTTGTTAATTACAgataaatgtctaaaacaaaaatatgtgcatagtcactgcagttaaattacaactgatagatttaaagagcatatttatattttagcttacattcatagcctgtgtattttaaactaatcctaaattttaagttgtttatctttgcaaaatatatatatatatatatatatatatatatatatatatatatatatatatatatatatatatatatatcttagaattggttttaattataagtaactgagaatttatttcagtttaaataaatggaaatttaaagtaattgtttacattaagaataaatgtacttttagtgtcctaattagaattgtattagaatcaatggtggctatatagctgattgtactgttgaATGTTAATAGcttatattttagtctcattgtgatattttaaatgcaaactctgatttgggaggctattgtgaataaggcaacttttatgaactttccatagcatattttaatagttttaaatgtgtatagtatAGACTCATATcatggttcctacaaatatatttcaatgtgtttatagatattaactaataaaaagaattcaggaatttatattaattttatggtttctagtatatgcatattgattgagggtttatataataggataattattaaatatattgtgttataacctggccatatactgacatattatttggaggcattgtgtgagatattattaatatttatcatattgatatgatatatttgtagtaaatagaaattattagcaaaaaaaaaatcatatttcgaaattaatattattgaaggtataaattattttttttggaaatttgaaatattaattttcatatttcaagattgatattaatattttgaaaatatttttttttttttgaaaaattaaaatattgattttcatatttcaagattaatattttgaaatattattaaaaatgatttttttaaaaatagataaaaatataaatttttcatatttcaaaattaatacaaatttattttttatatttcaaaattaataaaaaaatatttattttttattttttaaaattaatattaattttttttttttttaaatataattttttttctccctctctcttattggtcaaaattgttttagcgtttttatcttattaagtacaacatgtcttcagcaaaaagtaatgctagcgtttctgtacatgatgaaattgtgccctccccaagatcctctgtccatgaaatggttcaggcaaaaactctcaaattagaagccatgaaccacctcatgactagacttgatattggggacaatgtctccatgtatattacggggtgtaaagctaaggccaaagatttagttagatATATGTGGTTCgaagatggtgaattataccaaattttactgcaacttaataaatgcacgaaatttagggggcgtgatgaattaattttcaaaacttggtcgatcctaatgtatttgagctgtgagatgtctagccaaatggcaagacaagacagacaattaggatggctaagggatgaaaatgattcattatgagaatttgaagaagcctttattcacggaaaggtagaggttctagaagctaataaaaaggtttctgacttaaataaatataatcagaaattagtggctgaatttaaagctttagaagaagaataagaaaaatgccaaaatgaaaataaaactttaaaagctagatatcgtgaggctgaaaaaggatatgaacaatacataaataaattaaagagacaaatccgGAAGAAACCTTTAAGCaataacactaatgctgaaatgtttaactcaattaaggactgggtcagaaatgagtttccagataccaggcgggaggatagacaaaagtacccaaattatagccctaattcaggcccagagataactttttcccctatgcaattacctaactctgaagGACAAGATTATTACGTCTCAGAGGAAGAGGGCAGTTACTATAGTAggtcagaaaggggggctagcttctcagacagcccatataaaaatacacgggtaagatttcagcatagtaaagacaggacagatgaaaggcaccctaactcaaacaataagttcccaatgaaatccagtaatgtactaaataaagtgtatgacacccctacaataattacattcctaaagaatgcagtacgcccattttccaaagggggggccacttccataattgaccacttagaggcctttgaaaatgctttatctataatgaatgttacaagtgagcagataaaaattgaatttctaccctgggtatttgaaggtaaatatcacaaattatttgcttcacttaaggatatgaatattcattcctggaatgagacaaagtgacagtgcagaaaggaattcaggcaacatcgcactaaaactgcagcaaaaatagctgtatatggtttaaaatgtagtgcaaatcaaagccccatagagttcctttctatactgaaaagtgcgtacagtatggctgaagatgatcccatatttgaatgctcagaatttgtgaatttattttttgaagcactgcctgcacccatcaaaattaatttagctagagatttggatgagaactgctcattggaatggctgatcaaagagagtacaaagctatactctattcagcagtccggtgaacaggggaataaaagggagagaaagcccaatcctaaagtagtggctgaaactagggtgtcacctagccccctcaatttggagtctaaaaagaaaacctatgcggaggtgaccagaggaaacaggccatctTCACAGAGGTTTAActttacccctcccccaacacgggctccggtgcagagagactatacccaCAGTGGGGGACATACCCaagtaaataattactcccaaagagaatacccacaaaataattggtatccccacaAGAGTAGATACAATAAatggtgaaaatactctcagggtaactagacaccccaagtaaatagtgctccccaaaatactaacgctgaacaagttgaaccccaggggcaaccacgccaggatagaaacagcagccctgattctgaggggacccaagggcccaggaatcactactatggggcatcaagggataggcccaggggtagaggtaacttgtacaatcaagtagatcagcttagtacccagctaattcggttgagcgaacaagttgctaatatgagtcaagcattTACGGCTCAACAAcctaacaatacttttttaggggtacagccagtggccagcagtgggccacaggcacggTCATAAATATTGCAGTAtcccctgaaagggaggggagagatatacaaaataaaatgataaatgtcaataatggtactaatcatattctctccccacagaccggaaacagacgatttagctgtgatgacgagcaacctcggccagaaagcattaacaaatctcttcctttgcagcattctcttaaccttatttccacagatgcagtacacaagaacccagtcgaccctgtcatagaggtaggtatgaagtttcctctgcatcaggcaacacggcggattcaggtaacacgtggcaaagcccacaagtgtgcaatcatgccaatttcatgtgtgaaatggtagaaactgcagggagatattatgtattagctgagctgcaggattcagtttccaaccctatcatgggattaattgatactgggtactacacacagctaaatgagctaacatccCACAAACCTAAAATGAAAGAATTTGATGGtcctctaataggagttgggggtgactctctaaaagtctacggtacggcctggttaaaatttaaactggggaacagggtcataagacaccctgtcattatagtggatctgccaactgatcgtttaataattggtagtgaactcctgaagtgattaagcaccataattgattgcataaataatgtaatttgatcacaagtaaaacggccaataaattatgagcaatacggtatatctcgcacccgacataactgtcacatggtggaagagaagccagatgctgtggagattcatttcaggaataactctgtacctgaaatcactattttacaaatagatgatcagactcctttaagtggctctgatggtaatacttttaaaatttcgcctgggaagatagcgaatatttccttagacggcgatgtattaaccatatctctccacaagggggatcataaaatccctaaggggggaagccacgctcaatacctcgcagggattgagagagttaaagaggatctatttatccctatacaaatgaataaccttggtacaacaaaatatgccaagttgagtttaaaacaggaagctagctatataagcgaaggcttattagcgcagatagctgaacctaaagtgattaaatatctttctccccaagaccactgtgtccacagcctggatgacaggtttgaaagctataatatcacggctaaatgcttattatctatctctattggtaataagtcagtgaagcacctgtttttagttttaaatactccccataatcaaatatacattggcaatgatatcttacatagatatgccatacaaatagatttgattaactcttgcctctggagccgggttaaagggggaccctgaagtatttcagggtgAAAATGCAACCCTGAAATCAAACCATCAATTGCCATaagctgtaaatatgcaggtgtctaacgatgttataatccctgctggggctgataaatttattttaacattaaaggtaaagagaggccagaaattaaaaacttctgaaacactaatttgcctctcccatagaattcaaaatctgggtataacaatggcccacactcctttggtaaatattggaactattccaatacatattattgtacataacatgaccccacaggatataaccttatccaaggggactaccataggatatgcactggaatcaagttattacacttttggattccagaataatataattaggctaatacctgaaggatacttaactgaagaacagttaatagaacaatcctttgcatctatgccagagggactatttacaattcagtctatttatcccttcagctcagaggaaggcatctgtaaaattgaagaagcctctctagtgtttaatcagccgatcaaagatcaagaataccccaatacccagagtcatgggggcaatgtaaagtataatcaaggggatctcacctctagtttggaagaagcctatgaaataggacagcctgaaatctttccaggatttcagcaaatagacgaagagcaaatatccttagctaatggctgtcccagcaatgatgaacgccaacagctgtgagaactcctgatggaatacaaggatatttttgctagggattcttatgactgtgggactacagacttgcacattgcaagaatacaaacagatcccaatgcaccacctgtctttgttaaacaatacagacttcctttagcctcatatgattctcttgcagaaatcataaggaacctggaagaaaggggtattatacgacaggtgtgcagctcttataacaatcctattctaggtattcttaagcccaatggacaatggcgtttgtgtgctgatttaagacagctaaacaaacaaatgTACATGTCtgactggcctgtgccatatattgaccagtgcctagcacaaatgcagggatccaaaatataaaaagaatCCTCTCGCACAGGgccttgctgagctccacgactgtactgctagagatcctggggaagaattatcagaagatgatttcctggaggaacaattgctttccccatataaaatgtacaatgaggaccattgtcaaacattaccttgggtatttgttgatggttgttcttaccatgccactattgatgatgagcgcagactagtcactggcattggtataacttgggcaaacggattcccaaatatatctgtaggtttcaacatttgaccaagatccagtcaagttgcaaaactcactgctgttctaaaaaccattgaaatggctattgaacatggaattcatgaatttgtgatcataactgactcaaattatgtgcctgACAGATTTGTTGAATAGCTGAcaacttggaaaataaatggcatgcagaaaagtaacaacaaactagtcaagcatggcaagttgttctgcaaaattgataatctggtggtatccaatgatttaaccataaactgaaaaaagaccaagggtcattccagggttctaggtcctgataaggaaggcaatgatcttgtggattcattagccaaacaaggagccataactggagaactccttaatattgaccacttaatgggtgcaattcaggtagaagccattaccagaaaccaggcaaaacaacagagtgagcctaacctggtacaatggagtcaggattctcctagtgaggacctgatcactagtcaaaaagaagaccccattgtagacatcttctataaacacatagaagatcctgaaagcaaccccatctcaaaagatgattgtattggcaaagaagatcttagaatcttaataaaatccagatcacaatttaagttacaggatggtttgttaattagaacctccaaaactggcatccagcaatgggtagtacccaccaagttcagaggtctcatgcttcaacatgcccatgatgctcccacatctggtcatcgtggtgccaaactcacgtatgaaatattgcgtgactatgccttctggccacacatgttgaaagatgttcaaacctactgtcaaggttgtttaatctacccacagttccaacccactgcgccaacgcatagagcgccattgcagaaaagggggatggtaatgccatggtcagacatacaaattgattttattggtccagtaacaaggtcatcaagaggtaacaaatacatgttaacagtgacatgcctgttcactaaatgggtagagtgcatcagtgcacctaacaatagtgctgaaacatgcgcagcattgctaatcaaccacatgttttccagatttggtttgccccaaagaatcaaatcagatctgggaacccacttcactagcgaagtgatgaccaaaatgtggaaaatactaggggtaaaaagaaagctccatatcgcatatagagctgcctcaagtggtggtgtagagcgttacaaccagtgcattgttaaaatcctcaaaaatttgtgagtgaaacgggtaaagactgggatgtaaaactacctctagtcttaatagcattaagagcaactccaagtaatgctaccaagatgtcaccttttgaactgatgactggtagaagaatggttctacctcagcatctactataccgtacatcagaccagaacttgataaacgctccaatatgcatcaatatgtggagaacctaagaaagcacctgcaatatgccttcgcatttgctcaaaggaacttagagaaagccgcaactgccactaaaacctattatgatctcaaaacgtccaaaaaggaatatgaaataaatgataaagtttatctttataaatttggaagagatcaggttaaggagaagaaatttctcccattatggaaaggtccttttgtcattaatgacaaaatatctctagtggcctataaaataaggctccccaaaaatgatagtttcatagataaatgggtccatatcaatcagttgcgagcgtgccatcctaggtcccaactacaagtcatagagggagaatgaagtgtcatatccccaaatgcactaacaacatactgtagtttaaagatgcctagctgataagcatgaaggctcaaaaataacggactctctccatagaagactgtctatgatgcgtaCGGTCAATaccctcaccaagtaccactgactttaagccaattcaaatacatgtgtcctacatctatttaaaattggaagggggaattatgcaTTTTACAgataaatgtctaaaacaaaaatatatgcagtcactacagttaaattacaactgatagatttaaagagcatatttatattttagcttacattcatagcctgtgcattttaaactaattctaaattttaagttgtttatctttgcatatatatatatatatatatatatatatatatatatatatatatatatatatatatatatatatatatatatatatatcttagaattggttttaattataagtaactgagaatttatttcagtttaaataaatggacatttaaagtaatggtttacattaagaatatatgtactttaagtgtcctaattagaattgtattagaatcaatggtagctatatagctgattgtactgttgaatgttagtagcttatattttagtctcattgtgatattttaaatgcaactctgatttgggaggctattgtgaataaggcaacttttatgaactttgcatagcatattttaatagttttaaacgtgtatagtattgactcatactctggttcctacaaatatatttcaatgtgtttatagatattaactaataaaaaagaattcaggaatttatattaattttatggtttctagtatatgcatattgattgagggtttatataataggataattattaaatatattgtgttataacccggccatatactgaaatTTATTACCCAGTATGGGCCATTATGGGAGAGGCCCCTTTCTGCTATATTGGTCATGGTAGTTATGTTAAACAGTAGAGGGATCCAGGTACTGAAGCTTGACAGCCATATATAATTACATCAATAAACAAAAGTCTTTGCATACAAATACACTTGCACGGATGGGGAGCAATGGTCCCTGTGCTAATATCTTGGCATCTGGTTATGTTGGGATCTGTGTCACCTGCAAATTTGGATTTTGGGAATGCTGGGGACTTACTGGACTTGGTGACATGGAATGACACATTTTCCAGTCTATACTTGTCTCACCTGTTGCCTGTGCACCTGTAGATACTGGCCACGGTCTGTGGGCAGCAGGACATGTCTGACCGGCAAAAACTTTCCATCCCTCAAGTCTCCCCCCAGGTAGTGAGGAGGCCTTTTCATGGCAGCTCCATTGGCATCAAAACGAACCTCACACAGCCGTCCATCAGCAAAGTCTTCTCGTCCACTATCTGCAACATTGCAGAAATATAATAAAGCAGGAAATAAGTAGAGAAGATATTCAGGTAGAAgagataacagaagaaaacaattaTGGGGCAAGGAAAATGGAACAGATGGCAGGACAATGAGAATACAGAGGAGCAGGATAACAAGGATATAGATGAGCAGAAGAATACAGAGGAGCAGGAAAATACAGAGCAGCAGGAGAATACAGGGGAGCAGGAGAATGAGAATACAGAGGAGCAGGACAATGAAAATACTGAGGAGAATGACAATGAGAATACAGTAGAGCAGGACAATAAAGATACAGAGGATCAGGACAATTAGAATACAGAGGAGCAGGAGAATAAGAATGCAGAGGAGCATGAGAATGAGAATACAGAGAGAACTGAGGAGAAGGACAACAAGGATACAGAGGAGCAGGACAATGAGAATACAGAGGAGCAGGACAATGAGGATACAGAGGATCAGGACAATGAGGATACAGAGGATCAGGACAATGAGGATACAGAGGAGCAGGACAACGAGAATACAGAGGAGAATGACAATGAGAATACAGTAGAGCAGGGCAATGAAGATACAGAAGAGCAGGGCAATAAGGATACAGAGGAGCAGAACAATGAGAATACAGAGGAGCAGGACAATGAAAATACAGAGGAACAGGACAATTACAATACAGAGGAGAAGgacaataaaaatacagaggaacaGGGCAATTAGAATACAGAGGAGCAGGACAATGATATTACAGTGGAGCAGGACAATGAGAATACAGAGGAGCAGGAGAATGAGAATACAGAGGAGCAGGACAATGAGAATACAGTAGAGAAGGACAATGAAGATACAGAGGAGCAAGAGAATGAGAATATAGTAGAGCAGGACAATGAAGATACAGAGGAGCAAGAGAATGAGAATACAGAGGAGCAGGAGAATGATAATACAGAGGAACAGGACAATGAGAATTCTGAGGAGAATGACAATGAGAATACAGTAGAGCAGGGCAATGAAGATACAGAAGAGCAGGGCAATAAGGATACAGAGGAGCAGAACAATGAGAATACAGAGGAGCAGGACAATGAAAATACAGAGGAACAGGACAATTAGAATACAGAGGAGCaggataataaaaatacaaaggaacAAGACAATTAGAATGCAGAGGAGCAGGACAAtgatattacagtgtagcaggacAATGAGAATACAGAGGAGCAGGAGAATGAGAATACAGAGGAGCAGGACAATGAGAATACAGTAGAGCAGGACAATGAAGATACAGAGGAGCAAGAGAATGATAATACAGAGGAGCAGGAGAAtgatattacagtgtagcaggacAATGAGAATACAGAGGAGCAGGAGAATGAGAATACAGAGGAGCAGgacaataaaaatacagaggaacaGGACAATTAGAATACAGAGGAGCAGGACAATGATATTACAGTGGAGCAGGACAATGAGAATACAGAGGAGCAGGGGAATTAGAATACAGAGGAGCAGGACAACAAGGATACAGAGGAGCAGGACAATGAGAATACTGAGGAGAAGGACAATGAGAATACAGTAGAGCAGGACAATGAAGATACAGAGGAGCAAGATAATGAGAATACAGAGGAGCAGGAGAATGATAATACAGAGGAACAGGACAACCAGGATACAGAGGAGTGAGCAGGACAATGAGAATACAGAGGAGCAGGACAATGAGAATACAGAGGAGCAGGACAATGAGGATACAGAGGAGCAGGACAATGAGAATACAGAGGAGCAGGACAACGAGGATACAGAGGAGCAGGACAATGAGGATACAGAGGAACAGGACAATGAGAATACAGAGGAGCAGGAGAATGAAAATACAGAGGAGCAGGAGAATGATAACACAGAGGAACAGGACAATGATAATACAGAGGAGCAAGACAATAAGGATACAGAGGAGCAGGACAACGAGGATACAGAGGAGCGAGCAGGACAATGAGAATACAGAGGAGTAGGACAATGAGGATACAGAGGAGCAGGACAATGAGGATACAGAGGAGCAGGACAATGAGGATACAGAGGAGCGATCAGGACAATGAGAATACAGAGGAGCAGGACAATGAGGATACAGAGGAGCAGGACAATAAGGATACAGAGGAGCAGGACAATGAGGATAC
The Bombina bombina isolate aBomBom1 unplaced genomic scaffold, aBomBom1.pri scaffold_1432, whole genome shotgun sequence DNA segment above includes these coding regions:
- the LOC128644537 gene encoding uncharacterized protein DDB_G0290685-like, with protein sequence MGQGKWNRWQDNENTEEQDNKDIDEQKNTEEQENTEQQENTGEQENENTEEQDNENTEENDNENTNTEEQENKNAEEHENENTERTEEKDNKDTEEQDNENTEEQDNEDTEDQDNEDTEDQDNEDTEEQDNENTEENDNENTVEQGNEDTEEQGNKDTEEQNNENTEEQDNENTEEQDNYNTEEKDNKNTEEQGN
- the LOC128644534 gene encoding uncharacterized protein LOC128644534, which gives rise to TEEQDNDITVEQDNENTEEQENENTEEQDNENTVEKDNEDTEEQENENIVEQDNEDTEEQENENTEEQENDNTEEQDNENSEENDNENTVEQGNEDTEEQGNKDTEEQNNENTEEQDNENTEEQDN
- the LOC128644536 gene encoding glutamic acid-rich protein-like codes for the protein MKIQRSKIMRIQRSRRMIIQRNRTTRIQRSEQDNENTEEQDNENTEEQDNEDTEEQDNENTEEQDNEDTEEQDNEDTEEQDNENTEEQENENTEEQENDNTEEQDNDNTEEQDNKDTEEQDNEDTEERAGQ